ATCACCGAGGGCGACATCGTCCTGCACGCCGGCCAGACCGGCGACTTCTTCCCCCACCACATGGATGCCGAGTGGATGGCGACCCAACCCGCCGGGCAGCGCATCGCCCACGGCACGCTGATCCTCTCGGTCGCGGTCGGCATGACCGCCGGCGACATCAACCCGCAGTCGATGAGCTACGGGTACGACCGGATCCGCTTCATCCGCCCCGTGTTCATCGGCGACACGATCCGCGTGACGGCCGAGATCACCGCCCTGCGCCCGCACGCCAGGACTCCGGATGCCACCGGCTACATCGACGAGCTCGTCACGGTGCGGAACCAGCACGGTGACACGGTCATGGTGCTCACGCACGTGTACCTCGTCAACCGCCGCCCCGCGGGGGAGCGCGACGTGTGACGCGGGGGTCGGCCCGCGGCATCCCTACACTGGGCGGATGGTCAGGCTGAGCGACGTCGCCGCGCGTGCCGGGGTATCGGTCTCGGCCGTCTCCCGGGTCCTCAGCGATGCGCCGAACACCCGGGTGAGCGAGACGACCCGCCGGCGGATCCACGAGGCGGCGGCCGAACTCGGCTATCGTCCGAACTTCGCGGCCCGCGCAC
This portion of the Microbacterium testaceum StLB037 genome encodes:
- a CDS encoding MaoC family dehydratase yields the protein MRTMDRWFDDYAVGETRETVGRTITEGDIVLHAGQTGDFFPHHMDAEWMATQPAGQRIAHGTLILSVAVGMTAGDINPQSMSYGYDRIRFIRPVFIGDTIRVTAEITALRPHARTPDATGYIDELVTVRNQHGDTVMVLTHVYLVNRRPAGERDV